Proteins encoded in a region of the Marinobacter arenosus genome:
- a CDS encoding methyl-accepting chemotaxis protein, with translation MNLTFGQKLLVAFSILLLLVMGAFTLSGDLRLQKTTSTYVDALVEDAVAQSTSSIADWLNTRLTMTESTAKALERVDTDEEARTVLQAITTGGGFRDVYVGRADGFMLMKSEEANATLPADYDPRVRPWYKKAMSLGRASFTEPYRDASTNDTIISTLAPVKRGAYEGVAGADIGLGAIEKTLETVTLADTGYAALINAQGVVLFHPNEELIGKNIKALIGTKPMLDGRAHGYEADDASWSASFYPISDARGVDWYLGTFVNQDKINAPVQSARVTGLIIAVIGLLVSLVVLHIGIKVLMAPLRRLNGAMADIGTGDADLTQRLKVNARDEFGQLADSFNRFVENIQTVVRDVQRGSEELGSNVRSLRETASTSRSSVEQQQAEIDMVATAINEMSAAAGEIAQNAQQTADAANTADNDSRASLETVAASRDAVQKLAREVNAAAEVINTLGKDVTSITSVLEVIQGIAEQTNLLALNAAIEAARAGEAGRGFAVVADEVRNLAQRTQASTEEINNMIERLQKGADDAVNVMNASTAVSNVSMEKAQDAMDALNRIAEAITSINQMTSQIATASEEQTSVTEELNSSITRIADQGQEAAAAASENDVYSGQIESIGHTLNQNASRFRV, from the coding sequence GTGAACCTGACTTTTGGTCAAAAGCTGCTGGTCGCTTTCAGCATTCTGCTTTTGCTTGTTATGGGCGCCTTTACGCTCTCCGGCGACCTGCGACTGCAGAAAACCACCTCAACCTACGTTGACGCTCTCGTAGAAGATGCTGTCGCCCAGAGTACGTCGAGCATTGCCGATTGGCTCAACACCCGTCTGACAATGACGGAATCCACCGCTAAAGCACTGGAGCGCGTAGACACAGACGAAGAGGCCAGAACGGTGCTCCAGGCCATTACCACCGGCGGTGGATTCCGGGACGTCTACGTGGGGCGGGCCGATGGCTTCATGTTGATGAAGTCCGAAGAAGCCAACGCGACGTTGCCGGCGGACTACGACCCGCGGGTTCGGCCCTGGTACAAGAAGGCCATGAGCCTGGGCCGGGCTTCCTTCACCGAGCCGTATCGGGACGCGAGCACCAACGACACCATTATTTCGACCCTGGCACCGGTCAAGCGGGGCGCCTACGAGGGTGTCGCGGGCGCGGATATCGGGCTTGGCGCCATTGAGAAGACACTGGAAACGGTCACTCTCGCAGACACGGGTTACGCCGCACTGATCAACGCCCAGGGCGTGGTGCTGTTTCACCCGAATGAAGAACTGATCGGAAAGAACATCAAGGCTCTGATCGGAACCAAACCGATGTTGGACGGCCGTGCCCACGGGTACGAAGCCGACGACGCATCCTGGAGTGCGAGCTTCTATCCCATCAGCGATGCCCGGGGCGTGGACTGGTACCTCGGTACCTTTGTGAACCAGGACAAGATCAACGCGCCGGTGCAGAGCGCCCGTGTAACCGGGTTGATCATTGCCGTGATCGGTCTGCTGGTGTCACTGGTGGTGCTGCATATCGGTATCAAAGTGTTGATGGCGCCGCTTCGCCGTCTGAACGGTGCCATGGCTGACATTGGCACCGGTGATGCCGACCTGACCCAGCGGCTGAAGGTCAACGCCCGCGACGAGTTTGGCCAGTTGGCGGATAGCTTCAATCGGTTCGTGGAGAACATTCAGACCGTTGTGCGTGATGTACAGCGCGGCAGCGAGGAGTTGGGCAGTAATGTACGATCCCTGAGAGAGACTGCCAGCACCAGCCGCTCCAGCGTTGAACAGCAGCAGGCCGAGATTGACATGGTCGCCACGGCGATCAATGAAATGTCGGCGGCGGCGGGCGAGATCGCCCAGAACGCGCAGCAGACCGCCGATGCAGCCAATACAGCCGATAACGACAGTCGTGCATCCCTGGAAACCGTCGCGGCCTCGCGTGACGCGGTGCAGAAGCTGGCCCGGGAGGTGAACGCGGCAGCGGAAGTGATCAATACGCTGGGCAAGGACGTCACGTCCATCACGTCTGTCCTTGAAGTGATTCAGGGCATCGCCGAGCAGACCAATCTGTTGGCGCTTAACGCGGCCATTGAAGCGGCACGCGCCGGTGAGGCGGGTCGCGGTTTTGCCGTGGTTGCCGACGAAGTCAGGAATCTCGCCCAGAGAACCCAGGCCAGCACCGAAGAGATCAACAACATGATCGAGCGGTTGCAGAAGGGCGCCGACGACGCGGTGAACGTGATGAACGCCTCCACCGCCGTCTCCAACGTCAGCATGGAGAAGGCTCAGGACGCGATGGACGCGTTGAACCGGATTGCGGAGGCGATTACGTCCATCAACCAGATGACGTCGCAGATCGCTACGGCCTCGGAAGAGCAAACGTCCGTGACGGAAGAACTGAACTCATCCATCACCCGCATCGCCGACCAGGGCCAGGAAGCGGCAGCGGCGGCGAGTGAGAACGACGTCTACAGCGGGCAGATTGAGAGTATCGGTCATACCCTTAACCAGAACGCGTCCCGTTTCCGGGTCTAA
- the recQ gene encoding DNA helicase RecQ produces MHFEQDFDQLTTERPTASRRDPEQVLHEVFGYEAFRPLQGDIIREVVNGNDALVLMPTGGGKSLCYQVPALVRPGTAIVISPLIALMQDQVAALRELGVKAAFLNSTMDFEQARATEYALMTGELDLLYCAPERLIQPRTIELLHNASISLFAIDEAHCVSQWGHDFRSDYLQLSMLAGEFPGIPRIALTATADERTRKEIAERLTLTEARHFVSGFDRPNIQYRIAPKTNANKQLLDFIKSEHEGDCGIVYCLSRNKVDATARMLADKGYTALPYHAGLPAEDRARYQERFLREDGVIIVATIAFGMGIDKPDVRFVAHLDLPKSLEAYYQETGRAGRDGKPSTAWMVYGLQDVIKLRQILEASQGNDHFKRVERQKLDAMLGLCEVTRCRRQVLLRYFGDVLDEPCGNCDTCLNPPETWDGTVAVQKALSCVFRTGQRFGVTYLIDVLRGSENERILQSGHHEVSTYGIGTELSANEWKSVFRQLVANGYLRADPEGYGALQLTEQCRPLLKGEHQVELRKDPVVKKTSSRSSGARGGSAVRDQITDSHGWEVLRACRKELAEEKGVPPYVIFHDTTLFDMLERKPRSLEELAEVNGVGAAKLEKYGAIFLEAIAGLDQD; encoded by the coding sequence ATGCACTTTGAACAGGACTTTGATCAACTGACCACCGAACGCCCGACCGCATCCCGCCGGGACCCGGAACAGGTCCTTCACGAAGTGTTTGGCTATGAAGCCTTCAGGCCCCTGCAGGGCGACATTATTCGTGAAGTGGTCAATGGCAACGATGCCCTGGTGCTTATGCCCACCGGTGGGGGCAAGTCACTGTGCTACCAGGTACCAGCATTGGTACGCCCGGGCACCGCCATTGTAATCTCGCCATTGATTGCCCTGATGCAGGACCAGGTTGCCGCCCTCAGGGAACTGGGTGTGAAAGCGGCGTTCCTTAATTCCACGATGGATTTCGAGCAGGCGCGGGCGACCGAATACGCCCTGATGACCGGTGAACTGGATCTCCTTTACTGTGCGCCGGAACGCCTGATCCAGCCCCGCACCATCGAACTGCTGCATAATGCATCCATCTCACTGTTTGCCATTGACGAGGCCCACTGTGTCTCCCAATGGGGTCATGATTTTCGATCCGATTATCTGCAGCTCAGCATGCTGGCAGGCGAGTTCCCGGGCATTCCCCGCATTGCCCTGACGGCGACCGCCGATGAACGAACCCGCAAGGAAATTGCCGAGCGACTCACGCTCACCGAGGCCCGGCATTTCGTCAGTGGTTTCGATCGGCCCAATATTCAGTATCGGATCGCACCTAAAACGAATGCAAACAAGCAGTTGCTTGATTTTATTAAATCAGAACATGAAGGCGATTGTGGCATCGTATACTGCCTTTCCCGAAACAAGGTAGACGCCACGGCGCGCATGCTGGCGGACAAGGGCTACACGGCTCTGCCCTACCACGCTGGCCTTCCGGCCGAAGACCGCGCTCGTTATCAGGAGCGGTTTCTCCGTGAGGACGGGGTCATTATCGTGGCGACCATTGCCTTTGGCATGGGGATCGACAAGCCGGACGTTCGCTTCGTGGCGCACCTTGATCTGCCGAAAAGCCTCGAGGCCTATTACCAGGAAACCGGCCGGGCCGGACGCGATGGCAAGCCCTCCACCGCCTGGATGGTGTATGGCCTGCAGGATGTGATCAAGTTACGCCAGATACTGGAAGCCTCCCAGGGCAACGATCATTTCAAACGGGTGGAACGCCAGAAGCTTGATGCCATGCTGGGCCTGTGCGAAGTCACCCGGTGCCGACGCCAGGTCCTGCTCCGCTACTTTGGCGATGTCCTCGATGAGCCCTGCGGAAACTGCGACACCTGCCTGAATCCTCCGGAAACCTGGGATGGTACTGTCGCGGTCCAGAAGGCGCTGTCCTGCGTGTTCCGTACGGGCCAGCGATTTGGGGTTACCTATCTGATCGACGTTCTGCGAGGGTCTGAAAACGAGCGGATCCTGCAATCCGGCCATCATGAGGTGTCGACTTACGGCATTGGCACCGAACTCTCCGCCAACGAGTGGAAATCGGTCTTCCGGCAGCTCGTCGCCAACGGTTATCTGCGAGCCGATCCAGAAGGCTACGGCGCCCTGCAGTTGACCGAACAGTGCCGTCCACTGCTGAAAGGCGAGCATCAGGTCGAGCTGAGGAAAGATCCGGTGGTGAAAAAGACCTCCTCTCGTTCCTCCGGCGCACGCGGTGGGTCTGCGGTTCGCGACCAGATTACCGATAGCCACGGCTGGGAGGTACTGCGCGCCTGCCGCAAGGAACTGGCGGAAGAAAAGGGTGTGCCGCCTTACGTGATTTTCCACGACACCACGCTGTTCGACATGCTTGAGCGCAAGCCCCGCTCCCTTGAAGAGCTGGCCGAGGTAAACGGCGTTGGCGCTGCCAAGCTCGAAAAGTACGGCGCCATTTTCCTCGAGGCCATCGCCGGCCTGGATCAGGACTGA
- a CDS encoding YiiD C-terminal domain-containing protein, protein MALIDNLIGATGQWVANSDSKATLANPLAWLRKTGGYAAVNRIIGLSIPFATRNRFSVEELRPGYVKAKIRLKGNKNHFGSLYAGAYFLVAEIPGGVLTLFDLGPSYTPILKEMTLQFLQPANSDVTVEFSLSPETVANILSEADSTGRAKFTLEGQLHDQEGNHVATSIAHYRVRKQGFKAPA, encoded by the coding sequence ATGGCACTCATCGACAACCTCATTGGCGCCACCGGACAGTGGGTCGCGAATTCGGATTCCAAGGCCACCCTGGCCAATCCGCTCGCCTGGTTACGAAAAACGGGTGGTTACGCAGCGGTGAACCGGATCATCGGTCTCTCGATTCCCTTTGCTACCCGGAACCGGTTCAGCGTGGAGGAGCTCAGGCCGGGTTACGTGAAAGCGAAAATCCGCCTGAAAGGCAACAAGAACCACTTCGGCAGCCTCTATGCCGGGGCCTATTTTCTGGTCGCGGAAATACCCGGCGGGGTTCTGACCCTGTTTGACCTGGGGCCCTCGTACACGCCGATCCTGAAGGAAATGACCCTGCAGTTTCTCCAGCCGGCCAACTCCGACGTCACCGTGGAGTTTTCGCTATCCCCGGAAACCGTGGCCAACATTCTCTCGGAAGCGGATAGCACCGGCCGGGCGAAGTTTACCCTCGAAGGGCAATTGCACGATCAGGAAGGGAATCACGTTGCGACCTCCATTGCCCATTACCGGGTCAGGAAGCAGGGATTCAAAGCGCCAGCCTGA